In Desulfurococcaceae archaeon MEX13E-LK6-19, the genomic window TTTTCTTATCAGTCATTTGTTTGCCTCCACGAGTTTACTAACGATGCTGTCCACCTTCTTGGCGAAATCAGATTTAACAAGTCTTTCTGGGTCAGTTATGATTATATCTAAGTTCTCGATATATGGTATGTTACCTAGGTATTGTATATTGTATTTCTTTGTAATCTCGATAATTCTTTCACTTGGTTTATTAGCTATATTCTCAATTAAACCCTTAGGAGTAATTCCCGCTTCAGTAAGCATAAACAGAAGTCTTTCAACAGATTTTAGTGATAACGGGCTCGGTGTTGTAACAATGACCGGGCTTATTTTATCCATGTAGCTAAGTACATCAAGAACAGGGTCGGATAACCCGGGTGGCGTATCGATTATAAGATAGTCTAATCTACCCCAACGAGTTATAGCAAGAATCTCTTTGATCGCCTCATCGACTTCTGTGCCACGTAATGGTAATGGATTGTCTTTTGAGTAGAATGCTATGGTCATGTATTCTATTCCATGAACTCTAGGCGGTATAACTCCTTTTTCTTCTTCAGGTACTATGCTTGCTGGATTGATACCCAACACTATATGTGTAGAGGGATTTGTTATATCAAGGTCCAGGAGACCGACACATACTCCCTTTCTTGCTAGAAGCAACGCTATTGTTGTCGCTATAACAGTCTTGCCTACCCCTCCCTTGGAACTCATTACCGGTATTATCTCGCTAACTACCTTGAGCCTCTTTTTAATGACCAGGACTCTAGGATCGATATCTTCTAATTTAGCCATGGCTTAGACAACCTCTATAGATTCTATACTTAATCCACGACCTGATACAATATCGAAATCACGCGAGCCGCATTTAGGACACTTAGTAAAAGAATGAACCACTTCGGGAACGAAATGAATCGCTTCTCTTATATCTTCGGGGAGCTGTGATGGAGAAAGCGTCCATTGTGTAAGACACTTCCTACATTTCAAAGTTATTTCTTCATCACGCATTATTATTTCATCAATACTGATATCATATTCTTTAGCTAAGTTATTTAATGCAAAGACAAGTATTTCCTTATCGATGGTTTGGAGCTTTCCTATTCTAAGCACAAGCCTTTTTACCTTTACCGCATTCCTCTCCCTGAGAACCTTGCTGACATAATCAATTATTGCTTCAGCAAGAGCCCATTCATGCAAGGCTTTAGTACCTCTTAGAGACCTTGGTTTCTACAACCTATACTCATAGGTTAAAGAAAATTCCTGTAATGAACCCAAAGAGTGAATCCTATGTCATAAATATACTATAGATTTTCCCATTACATTCATAAGTTTATTCTCAACGGAGCATTCTCTGCCCATATCCTACAAGTACCCTCTATACTCACCATACAAGGACCATAGGGGTTTTCCGGAGTACAAGTCTTCATAAATAATGGACAATCCGTGGGTTTTGCTTTCCCTAGGGATACCTCTCCACACTTACATCCCGGGAGTACATCCTTGAAATATTCTTCCTTTACACCAAGTTGCAACATTACATCATACTTCTCATAGTTTTTAGAAAGATAGCCGCCGCTTTTCGGGACAATACCTATTCCTCTCCAGTAAGCATCTCTAACCTCATAGACTTTCTTCATAATTTCTTTTGCATACAAGTTTCCTTCAGGTCTTACAACCCTCTTATACTCGTTTACAAGTCTAGCCTTGTTTTCTTTGATCTGCTTTAATATCAGTAGTATGGATAGCAGCACGTCTATTGGCTCAAAACCCGAGACTATAACTGGTACATTGTATTCTTCAGCCAAAAACCTCCAGGCATTAGACCCTATTACTGCTGATACATGACCAGGCGCTATGACACCATTTATTTCAACATCCTTGACTTTTTCTAGGAGATACCTCATTATTGGCGGTGTATACCTGTACGCACTTAGTATAAGGAGATTCTCTGGAACAAGATCTCTGTACAAGAGCTCAGCTGTACTAGGCATTGTTGTTTCAAAACCTATAGCGAAGAATACATGTTTCTTTCCAGGATTTTTCTTTGCGATCTTTACTGCATCAAGAAAGCTATAGACTATAGTTACATCGCCGCCAAGAGATCTTGCGTCAGCCAAGCTCCTTATCTTGTCACGTATATTTCCTGTAGGCAGCCTATACGCATCTCCATAGGTCAGTATACTGTATCCTTCAAAGGAGAGACGTATTAATTCTCTGACATAGCTTCCAGGTGTTATGCAGACAGGGCATCCAGGACCAGCAATAAGTTCTACATTATCTGGCATAAGCGACCGTATACCGTAGTGGGATATAGTCCATTCATGTGTTCCACAGAAATTCATTATCTTTATATGCTCAAAGCCCTCTTGCTTCAGCTGATTTGCTATTTTAGCAATGTTGTCAACTATATTTTTCGCAGAAGGATTTCTTTCATAAAGCCTCTTTATTTTGAATACTAGTTTCACTCCACGAGACCCTCCTTATATAACACGCTTATCCTCTTTGTACTAAATATTCTCCTTTCATTAGAACACAAACACTACGCCATAATATCTTATTTTCCTAAATTCAGAACTAGAGTTATCTAGATAGCATTATGCATCGCGGTGTTCGTGTAAATGGAGTACATAAAACTATCACATGGCGGAGGAGCTAAAGAGAGCTGGGAGATTATAGAGAAGCTTATCGTATCCCGGGTACCTGTTGAAAGAAGAAAAACAAGTGGCGGGTTTGGGATCGATGTTCTCGATGATGGAGCAGTAATCAAAACCGGGGACAAATACATTGTTGTGACAACTGATAGCTTCACAGTCAACCCGATATTCTTTCCGGGAGGTAACATCGGTGGTCTAGCTGCCTCAGGTACTATCAACGATCTCGTTGTCATGGGCGCGAAACCTGTGGCTTTTATGGACACTATTGTCGTTGAAGAAGGTTTTCCTCTGCAGGATCTAGAGGAAATTATTGGAACAATGGTTAACATAATTTTGTCCGAAGGACTAGCACTCATTGGCGGAGACTTTAAGGTCATGCCCCATGGTAGTATAGATAAGATTGTTATTACAGGTATTGGAATAGGATTCACGAAAAAACCTATAATAGATAATAAAATCTCTCCCGGAGACAAGATCATTGTAACATCCACTATCGCAGAACATGGAACAGCCATTATGGCTGCACAATTGGGATTGCTAGACGAGATCAAGGATATTAAGAGCGATTCACGCCCATTAACCAGGACAGTGCTCCCGGTAGTAGAAAAGTATATTGATTACATACATGCTGCCAGAGACCCTACCCGTGGGGGAATTGCTGCAACATTAAGTGAGTGGGTTAAAGACACAGATCTCTATATACTGTTTGATAGATCCCTTGTTCCCATAAGAGATGAAGTCAAGGAGTTTCTTGATGCACTAGGCGTCGACCCATTGTCTATGGCATGTGAAGGCGTTGCTGTCTTGGCAGTAGATGAAAGTGTAGCCGAGGAAGTTGTTGCAGAACTCCATAGGCACGGAGAAAAATACGCCACCATCATTGGAGAGGTTAAGAAGGCCGAAGATGATGTTATTAAAGGCAAAGTAGTAGCATATACTGAAGTTGGAGGTACAGTATTGATTGAACCTAAATCAGTCAATGTCCCGAGAATATGCTAGCGGTGAAACCAGGTGTGCCTAGGCGTTCCAGCCGAGGTTGTTGATGTAAAGGAGGAAAACGGGTTAAGAATAGCTAAGGTAAAAATGGGCGGTGTTCTATCTGATATAGTAATTGCTTTCGGGGAAGAAGTAAAACCTGGTGACTACGTGATAGTCCATGCCGGTATAGCCATCTCTAAAATCGATGAGTCAGAAGTAAAAGACGTTATAGAGTTATGGAGAGAACTTGAAGAAGCTCTTCTAAGCAGCTCATAACTCCCTAGAAGAGAAAACATGAGTATTCTAAGGGTCTTCTCATGCCCGCCTTTAAGCTTATCGTGACAGGTATTGTACAAGGTGTGGGCTTTAGACCATTTATTCACAGACTAGCTCTAGAAACCGGTGTAACAGGCTATGTACGTAATGTTGGTGGTGCCGAAGTAGAAGTCTTTATCGAGGGCACGGGTACTAGCATAGGAGAGTTCATAAAAGGACTCTATACGAAGACTCCACCTCCAGCTATAATAGATGAAATAGAAGTTTTTGAGGAGAACCCTATTGGCTATAAGGAGTTTAAGATCCTAAAGAGCGGTAGGAATACATTAAAGAAATCAATGATACCCCCTGATTTCGCTATCTGCGATTATTGTCTAAAAGAAATACTTGATGAAAACAATAGAAGGTTCCGTTACCCATTTAATTCATGTGCTTGGTGTGGTCCAAGATTTTCAATGATGTACACTGTACCTTATGATCGTGAAAACACCTCCATGAGGAAGTATAGGCTATGTAATGATTGTTTTGCTGAATACACTAACGTACATGATATTAGGAGATATCATGCCCAGGGAATTAGTTGTCCTAGAGATGGGCCAAGACTATGGCTTATGGATAATAAGGGCGAGAGAATAGATACCAAGGATCCTATCCGTGATGCAGCCAAGCTTATAGAAGAGGGGTTCATTATTGCTGTGAAGGGCTTAGGAGGATATCATTTGGCAGCACTTGCTTCATGTGATGATGTTGTTGAAAAACTTAGAAAAAGAAAGAATAGGCCCAGGAAACCATTTGCTGTAATGGTTCTTGATACAATAATTGCTGAAAAACTAGTTTATCTAGATGACAAGGCTAAGAGGATACTCACATCGCCGCAGAGACCAATAGTTTTATTGCCTAAGAAACCAGAATCGCCAGTGTCAAAATTGGTCTCTCCAGGAATGTTTTATGAAGGCATCTTTACCCCATATACTGGACTGCATTATCTCCTCTTAATGGAGACCAAGGACAAGTTTCTCATAATGACCAGTGGTAACATGAAAGGAAAACCCATGTGTATCGATGAAGATTGTGCTTTTAAGAAATTATCGAGTATAGCTGACTACTTCTTGATACACGATAGAGAAATTGTGAATAGAGTTGATGATAGTGTTCTGAGGTTTACCGACGGCGAGCCAGTACTTTTACGTAGGTCTAGAGGATATGCTCCTCTATGGATTAAGTTGCCAAGAAGACTAGAAAAAAATGTCATAGCTTTCGGCGCTGACCTTCAGATGACCGCCGGTATAGGCTTTAGCGATAAAGCTGTTCTAACACAATACATAGGCGACTTAGATGATGAAGATACACTTCGCGACCTACTCAAATATCTTAAGTTTTTCATAGACAACTACAGGATTAACTTGAAAGACTCTATAATCGTTGTTGATAAACACCCATTATATAATTCTAGAAAACTAGGGCTCGAGTTCTCAAAGAAATATAACCTAGAAATTATCGAAGTACAACACCATTATGCACATGTCCTAGCCACTGCTATTGATAGAGGTATTGAGGGAGAATTCATTGGGATAGCTCTTGATGGCACCGGCTATGGCGATGATGGAGCTATTTGGGGTGGAGAAATACTACTTGTTAACACGTATAAAGGCACCTATACAAGAGTTGGACACCTAGCTTATCAGCCTTTAGATAGTGAGAGATCAATATATTACCCTCTTAGATTCTTTGTCTCAGTACTGTCAAGGGTTCTCGACTGGAATGAGATAGAGAAAATAATCAGCTTCTATAGTCTTGAAAAACTTGTTCCCCGAGGCCTAAAAGAGCTCCGTATGCTATATACTGTGATAAACAGGGGTCTTTACACAAAAACTTCTAGTACAGGTAGGTTTCTTGATGGAATATCTGCTTTCCTAAATATAGCACCGTATAGAAGTTATGAAGGAGAACCCGCAATAACCCTTGAGTCTCATGGCATGTACGGCAAATATCTAGGCATGGATCATTTCCTTCCAAAAATAAGCATTACTGAAGGACAATATGTTATTAATACAACTAGTGTTTACCTCGAGCTTGTCGAGAAAAGAAACTCGTTTAACACACATGATATAGCATATACCATCCAGTATAATCTTGGGAAAACATTGGGTGAAGTTGTTATTAAAAACATCAAGGGTAGAAGAGGTATTCAGAACTCTATTGTATTAGGTGGTGGCGCTACAGTTAACACGATAATAGTAAAAGGAATTAAGGATGTCTTGGCAAATGAGGGTATGAAAATAGTTCTTCCTCGTAAGATACCATGTAATGATGGTGGTATAGCGTTAGGGCAGATCGCAGCAATTCTTTATAGTAAATCTCAATAAGTAATCTGTTTATACCCCACTATCGTTCCATTAGTTAAGTTTTACTGTTAGGCTAACCAAACTTAATGCTTATTTTTTAATTCCATTGATAAGTTTACTTGGGCATTAATTAAGGTGCTGTAAACATGAGTAGAGTAAAGATAATCCGTTACTCACCATGGCTGGTACACTTCAATACTGGCGCGTGTAATGGATGTGATATTGAAGTTCTTGCAGCAATAACTCCTCTTTATGACCCAGAGCGATTTGGCATAAAGCTTGCCCCATCTATTAGACATGGAGACATTCTTGTTGTTACAGGTGGTGTTACTAAGAAGGCTGCTGAGAGGCTTAAGAGACTCTATGAGCAAATGCCGGAACCCAAATTTGTTATCGCCGTAGGAACTTGTGCATGTTCTGGAGGAGTGTTTCAAGGATCATATGCAATGGTTTCAGGTGTTGATAAAGTAGTGCCAGTAGACATATACATACCTGGATGTCCTCCTAGACCAGAGGCTATTCTAGATGGTATAGTTAAGCTATTAAAGAGTATTGATTTTGTTAAGAAGGAGAAGAAAGAGGTGCAAAGCAGTTGAGCACCGAAGCTTCTCTACCTGAACAATTAGAGTTCTTGAAGGACTATGCTATAAGCATCTATTCTATGAAACCCGATAGAATAGTTATAGAGATTTCCTCGGAAAATCTACGTAAAATTATTGGTTTACTTAAAGAAAAACTTGGTGACGAAGGTTTTTACTTGAACACAATAGTCGGCACAGATTATCCTTCTGATAAATTGTTTCAAATAGATTACTATATCACGCTTATTCCGGATGAGCAAACTATAGTGTTGCGTGTTAAAATCCCTAGAGAAGAGCCAGTCATAGATAGTATTCTTGACTTAGTACCCGGCGCTCTTCCCGGTGAATGCGAAGCTCATGATCTCTTGGGTATAGTGTTTAGAGGCAATAAGTATTTGAAGAGAGGATTCTTTGTCCCAATAGAAGTAGCCGAGAAGGGTATTTACCCACTAAGAAAAGACTCCGGTGTCTAGACATGGCAGTTGATAAGATAATTGAGGTACCCCTAGTCCTAGAGATACCAGTGGGACCCCAACATCCAGCTCTCCATGAACCACTCTTGCTTAAAGTCTATGCTGAAGGAGAAGAGATAGTTAAAGTCGAGATAAACACTGGCTATAATCACCGTGGTATCGAAAAACTTTGTGAAAAAAGGAGTTTCTATAAAGACATATTTCTTGTCGGTAGAGTCTGCGGAATTTGTAACACTGTTCATGCCGACTGCTTCGTAAGAGCTGTTGAAGAAATCCTGGGTGTGACTCCTAGTGATAGAGCCAGGTATCTTAGAACACTTGCACAGGAATTAGAGAGAATTCACAGCCACATGTTGATAAACGCTGTTATGGCGGAAATTGTTGGATACGAGACCCTGTTTATGCTTATAATGAGAGATAGAGAACTGATCATGAAG contains:
- a CDS encoding P-loop NTPase, translated to MAKLEDIDPRVLVIKKRLKVVSEIIPVMSSKGGVGKTVIATTIALLLARKGVCVGLLDLDITNPSTHIVLGINPASIVPEEEKGVIPPRVHGIEYMTIAFYSKDNPLPLRGTEVDEAIKEILAITRWGRLDYLIIDTPPGLSDPVLDVLSYMDKISPVIVTTPSPLSLKSVERLLFMLTEAGITPKGLIENIANKPSERIIEITKKYNIQYLGNIPYIENLDIIITDPERLVKSDFAKKVDSIVSKLVEANK
- the hypA gene encoding hydrogenase nickel incorporation protein HypA codes for the protein MHEWALAEAIIDYVSKVLRERNAVKVKRLVLRIGKLQTIDKEILVFALNNLAKEYDISIDEIIMRDEEITLKCRKCLTQWTLSPSQLPEDIREAIHFVPEVVHSFTKCPKCGSRDFDIVSGRGLSIESIEVV
- the hypD gene encoding hydrogenase formation protein HypD, whose amino-acid sequence is MKLVFKIKRLYERNPSAKNIVDNIAKIANQLKQEGFEHIKIMNFCGTHEWTISHYGIRSLMPDNVELIAGPGCPVCITPGSYVRELIRLSFEGYSILTYGDAYRLPTGNIRDKIRSLADARSLGGDVTIVYSFLDAVKIAKKNPGKKHVFFAIGFETTMPSTAELLYRDLVPENLLILSAYRYTPPIMRYLLEKVKDVEINGVIAPGHVSAVIGSNAWRFLAEEYNVPVIVSGFEPIDVLLSILLILKQIKENKARLVNEYKRVVRPEGNLYAKEIMKKVYEVRDAYWRGIGIVPKSGGYLSKNYEKYDVMLQLGVKEEYFKDVLPGCKCGEVSLGKAKPTDCPLFMKTCTPENPYGPCMVSIEGTCRIWAENAPLRINL
- the hypE gene encoding hydrogenase expression/formation protein HypE, whose protein sequence is MEYIKLSHGGGAKESWEIIEKLIVSRVPVERRKTSGGFGIDVLDDGAVIKTGDKYIVVTTDSFTVNPIFFPGGNIGGLAASGTINDLVVMGAKPVAFMDTIVVEEGFPLQDLEEIIGTMVNIILSEGLALIGGDFKVMPHGSIDKIVITGIGIGFTKKPIIDNKISPGDKIIVTSTIAEHGTAIMAAQLGLLDEIKDIKSDSRPLTRTVLPVVEKYIDYIHAARDPTRGGIAATLSEWVKDTDLYILFDRSLVPIRDEVKEFLDALGVDPLSMACEGVAVLAVDESVAEEVVAELHRHGEKYATIIGEVKKAEDDVIKGKVVAYTEVGGTVLIEPKSVNVPRIC
- a CDS encoding HypC/HybG/HupF family hydrogenase formation chaperone; translated protein: MCLGVPAEVVDVKEENGLRIAKVKMGGVLSDIVIAFGEEVKPGDYVIVHAGIAISKIDESEVKDVIELWRELEEALLSSS
- the hypF gene encoding carbamoyltransferase HypF; the protein is MPAFKLIVTGIVQGVGFRPFIHRLALETGVTGYVRNVGGAEVEVFIEGTGTSIGEFIKGLYTKTPPPAIIDEIEVFEENPIGYKEFKILKSGRNTLKKSMIPPDFAICDYCLKEILDENNRRFRYPFNSCAWCGPRFSMMYTVPYDRENTSMRKYRLCNDCFAEYTNVHDIRRYHAQGISCPRDGPRLWLMDNKGERIDTKDPIRDAAKLIEEGFIIAVKGLGGYHLAALASCDDVVEKLRKRKNRPRKPFAVMVLDTIIAEKLVYLDDKAKRILTSPQRPIVLLPKKPESPVSKLVSPGMFYEGIFTPYTGLHYLLLMETKDKFLIMTSGNMKGKPMCIDEDCAFKKLSSIADYFLIHDREIVNRVDDSVLRFTDGEPVLLRRSRGYAPLWIKLPRRLEKNVIAFGADLQMTAGIGFSDKAVLTQYIGDLDDEDTLRDLLKYLKFFIDNYRINLKDSIIVVDKHPLYNSRKLGLEFSKKYNLEIIEVQHHYAHVLATAIDRGIEGEFIGIALDGTGYGDDGAIWGGEILLVNTYKGTYTRVGHLAYQPLDSERSIYYPLRFFVSVLSRVLDWNEIEKIISFYSLEKLVPRGLKELRMLYTVINRGLYTKTSSTGRFLDGISAFLNIAPYRSYEGEPAITLESHGMYGKYLGMDHFLPKISITEGQYVINTTSVYLELVEKRNSFNTHDIAYTIQYNLGKTLGEVVIKNIKGRRGIQNSIVLGGGATVNTIIVKGIKDVLANEGMKIVLPRKIPCNDGGIALGQIAAILYSKSQ
- a CDS encoding NADH-quinone oxidoreductase subunit B family protein, encoding MSRVKIIRYSPWLVHFNTGACNGCDIEVLAAITPLYDPERFGIKLAPSIRHGDILVVTGGVTKKAAERLKRLYEQMPEPKFVIAVGTCACSGGVFQGSYAMVSGVDKVVPVDIYIPGCPPRPEAILDGIVKLLKSIDFVKKEKKEVQSS
- a CDS encoding NADH-quinone oxidoreductase subunit C: MKPDRIVIEISSENLRKIIGLLKEKLGDEGFYLNTIVGTDYPSDKLFQIDYYITLIPDEQTIVLRVKIPREEPVIDSILDLVPGALPGECEAHDLLGIVFRGNKYLKRGFFVPIEVAEKGIYPLRKDSGV